From a single Strix uralensis isolate ZFMK-TIS-50842 chromosome 27, bStrUra1, whole genome shotgun sequence genomic region:
- the TNFAIP8L1 gene encoding tumor necrosis factor alpha-induced protein 8-like protein 1, whose product MDTFSTKNLALQAQKKLLSKMATKTIANVFIDDTSSEILDELYRATKEYTHNRKEAQKIIKNLIKIVMKLGVLYRNGQFSPEELLVMERFRKKVHTLAMMAVSFHQIDFTFDRRVMSGVLTECRDLLHQAVNGHLTAKSHSRINHVFNHFADYEFLSALYGPSEPYRTHLKRICEGVNKMLEEDNI is encoded by the coding sequence ATGGACACCTTCAGCACCAAGAACCTGGCCCTACAGGCCCAGAAGAAGCTCTTGAGCAAGATGGCTACCAAGACCATAGCCAACGTCTTCATTGATGACACCAGCAGCGAGATCTTGGATGAGCTCTACCGGGCCACCAAGGAGTACACCCACAACCGCAAAGAGGCCCAGAAGATCATCAAAAACCTCATCAAGATCGTCATGAAGCTGGGCGTGCTCTACCGCAACGGGCAGTTCagccccgaggagctgctggtgATGGAGCGTTTCCGCAAGAAGGTGCATACCTTGGCCATGATGGCTGTCAGCTTCCACCAGATAGACTTCACCTTCGACCGCAGGGTCATGTCAGGTGTGCTGACAGAGTGCCGGGACCTGCTGCACCAGGCTGTCAACGGCCACCTGACGGCCAAATCCCACTCCCGCATCAATCACGTCTTCAATCACTTTGCGGACTATGAGTTCCTCTCGGCTCTCTACGGGCCGTCCGAGCCCTACCGCACCCACCTGAAGAGGATCTGCGAAGGGGTTAACAAGATGCTGGAGGAGGACAACATATAA
- the MYDGF gene encoding myeloid-derived growth factor yields MAAPSGRSGRRLWAALVPAALLCLAARAAEEPSTADFDVRPGGEVHSFSRSLGDYTCTFTYSAQGGTNEQWQMNIGVSEDNLLFSCSVWRPQGKSYLFFTQFKAEVKGAKIEYAMAYSQAAVGGQSDIPLKQEEFEITETTVSHREGKFRFELSKLMIVAKTPRDEL; encoded by the exons atggcggcgcccagCGGGAGGAGCGGCCGGCGGCTGTGGGCCGCGCTGGTGCCCGCCGCTCTGCTGTGCCTGGCGGCGCGGGCCGCGGAGGAGCCGAGCACGGCTGACTTCGACGTGCGGCCCGGCGGGGAGGTTCACTCCTTCTCCCGGAGCCTG gGGGATTACACCTGCACCTTCACATACTCAGCTCAGGGAGGAACGAACGAG CAATGGCAGATGAACATTGGAGTCAGCGAAGACAACCTGCTCTTCTCCTGCTCTGTCTGGAG GCCCCAAGGGAAGTCTTATCTCTTCTTTACCCAGTTTAAAGCTGAAGTGAAAGGAGCCAAGATAGAGTATGCCATGGCTTAT TCTCAAGCTGCAGTGGGTGGACAAAGCGACATCCCCttaaaacaggaagaatttgAAATCACCGAAACAACAG tGTCTCACAGGGAAGGCAAGTTCCGTTTTGAACTGTCCAAACTCATGATTGTAGCAAAAACACCCCGTGACGAGCTGTGA
- the LOC141935578 gene encoding procathepsin L-like isoform X1: MLGAMAVLLGLLLALLGCTVALDPALEEAWEGWKSLHAKEYPGEAEAARREVWEKNLWRIQQHNWEEAQGQHGFRLAMNHYGDLTDEEFNQLLNGFSPAWQEEPARLFQASAALKTPAEVDWRAKGYVTPVKNQGHCGSCWAFSATGALEGLVFNRTGKLAVLSEQNLIDCSRKLGNNGCHGGYMTRAFQYVHDNGGLNSEHVYPYTATDTSSCRYNPQDRAANCSTIWQVARGSEAALEQAVAAVGPVSVAVDASSFHFHFYKSGIFSSMFCSQQVNHGMLAVGYGTSQELGHNVSYWILKNSWSEVWGEQGYIRLLKGADNQCGVANQASFPAL, from the exons ATG CTGGGTGCCATGGccgtgctgctggggctgctgctggccctgctgggCTGCACCGTGGCACTGGACCCTGCCCTGGAGGAGGCCTGGGAAGGGTGGAAGAGCCTCCACGCCAAGGAGTACCCAGGG GAGGCCGAGGCCGCCCGCAGAGAGGTCTGGGAGAAGAACCTGTGGCGCATCCAGcagcacaactgggaagaggcaCAGGGCCAGCACGGCTTCCGCCTGGCCATGAACCACTACGGGGACCTG ACGGACGAGGAGTTTAACCAGCTCCTGAATGGCTTCAGCCCAGCGTGGCAGGAGGAGCCGGCGCGGCTCTTCCAAGCGTCGGCAGCCCTGAAGACCCCGGCAGAGGTGGACTGGCGGGCGAAGGGCTACGTGACACCCGTAAAGAACCAG GGGCACTGTGGGTCGTGCTGGGCGTTCAGTGCCACAGGGGCCTTGGAGGGGCTCGTCTTCAACCGGACGGGGAAGCTGGCGGTGCTGAGCGAGCAGAACCTCATCGACTGCTCCCGAAAGCTGGGCAACAACGGCTGCCACGGTGGATACATGACTCGCGCCTTCCAGTACGTGCACGACAACGGCGGCTTGAACTCGGAGCACGTCTACCCCTACACGGCCACG GATACCTCCAGCTGCCGATACAACCCCCAGGACAGGGCGGCCAACTGCTCCACCATTTGGCAGGTAGCGCGAGGCAGCGAGGCAGCACTGGAGCAGGCAGTGGCAGCCGTGGGCCCCGTGTCTGTGGCGGTGGATGCCAGCAGCTTCCACTTCCACTTCTACAAGTCAG gCATCTTCAGCAGCATGTTTTGCAGCCAGCAGGTGAACCACGGGATGCTGGCCGTGGGCTACGGCACAAGCCAGGAGCTCGGGCACAATGTGAGCTACTGGATCTTAAAGAACAG CTGGTCGGAGGTGTGGGGCGAGCAGGGCTACATCCGCCTGCTGAAGGGTGCCGACAACCAGTGCGGGGTGGCCAACCAGGCCAGCTTCCCCGCGCTGTGA
- the LOC141935578 gene encoding procathepsin L-like isoform X2, whose amino-acid sequence MLGAMAVLLGLLLALLGCTVALDPALEEAWEGWKSLHAKEYPGEAEAARREVWEKNLWRIQQHNWEEAQGQHGFRLAMNHYGDLTDEEFNQLLNGFSPAWQEEPARLFQASAALKTPAEVDWRAKGYVTPVKNQGHCGSCWAFSATGALEGLVFNRTGKLAVLSEQNLIDCSRKLGNNGCHGGYMTRAFQYVHDNGGLNSEHVYPYTATVARGSEAALEQAVAAVGPVSVAVDASSFHFHFYKSGIFSSMFCSQQVNHGMLAVGYGTSQELGHNVSYWILKNSWSEVWGEQGYIRLLKGADNQCGVANQASFPAL is encoded by the exons ATG CTGGGTGCCATGGccgtgctgctggggctgctgctggccctgctgggCTGCACCGTGGCACTGGACCCTGCCCTGGAGGAGGCCTGGGAAGGGTGGAAGAGCCTCCACGCCAAGGAGTACCCAGGG GAGGCCGAGGCCGCCCGCAGAGAGGTCTGGGAGAAGAACCTGTGGCGCATCCAGcagcacaactgggaagaggcaCAGGGCCAGCACGGCTTCCGCCTGGCCATGAACCACTACGGGGACCTG ACGGACGAGGAGTTTAACCAGCTCCTGAATGGCTTCAGCCCAGCGTGGCAGGAGGAGCCGGCGCGGCTCTTCCAAGCGTCGGCAGCCCTGAAGACCCCGGCAGAGGTGGACTGGCGGGCGAAGGGCTACGTGACACCCGTAAAGAACCAG GGGCACTGTGGGTCGTGCTGGGCGTTCAGTGCCACAGGGGCCTTGGAGGGGCTCGTCTTCAACCGGACGGGGAAGCTGGCGGTGCTGAGCGAGCAGAACCTCATCGACTGCTCCCGAAAGCTGGGCAACAACGGCTGCCACGGTGGATACATGACTCGCGCCTTCCAGTACGTGCACGACAACGGCGGCTTGAACTCGGAGCACGTCTACCCCTACACGGCCACG GTAGCGCGAGGCAGCGAGGCAGCACTGGAGCAGGCAGTGGCAGCCGTGGGCCCCGTGTCTGTGGCGGTGGATGCCAGCAGCTTCCACTTCCACTTCTACAAGTCAG gCATCTTCAGCAGCATGTTTTGCAGCCAGCAGGTGAACCACGGGATGCTGGCCGTGGGCTACGGCACAAGCCAGGAGCTCGGGCACAATGTGAGCTACTGGATCTTAAAGAACAG CTGGTCGGAGGTGTGGGGCGAGCAGGGCTACATCCGCCTGCTGAAGGGTGCCGACAACCAGTGCGGGGTGGCCAACCAGGCCAGCTTCCCCGCGCTGTGA
- the DPP9 gene encoding dipeptidyl peptidase 9 isoform X2, protein MQKIKRVRLENETAGSWRSFLSSSEGEERMTAVDALSDSSEVVEMEDVPSQFQFVRKTEESSPHSHRLYYLGMPYGSRENSLLYSEIPKKVRKEALLLLSWKQMLDHFQATPHHGMYSREEELLRERKRLGVFGITSYDFHSESGLFLFQASNSLFHCRDGGKNGFMVSPMKPLEIKTQCTGPRMDPKICPADPAFFSFINNNDLWVANIETGEERRMTYCHKGLSNVLDDPKSAGVATFVIQEEFDRFTGYWWCPTASTEGSEDLKTLRILYEEVDESEVEIIHVPSPALEERKTDSYRYPRTGSKNPKITLKLAEFKTDSKGKIVCAQDKELVQPFAALFPTVEYIARAGWTRDGKYAWAMFLDRPQQRLQLILLPPALFIPVPENEEQRAEFAKTVPENVQPFVIYEETTDVWINVHDIFYPFIQPEGEEEELCFIRANECKTGFCHLYRVTAVLKQGSYDWVQPYVHSEDDFKCPIKEEIALTGGEWEVLARHGSKIWVNETTKLVYFQGTKDTPLEHHLYVVSYESPGEIVRLTTPGFSHSCSMSQNFDMFISHYSSVSTPPCVHVYKLSGSDDDPLHKQPKFWASMMEAASCPPDYIPPEIFHFRTQSDVELYGMVYKPHDVQPGKKHPTVLFVYGGPQVQLVNNSFKGIKYLRLNTLASLGYAVVVIDGRGSCQRGLKFEGALKNQMGQVEIEDQVEGLHYVAEKYGFIDLSRVAIHGWSYGGFLSLMGLICKPSVFKIAIAGAPVTVWMAYDTGYTERYMDIPENNQQGYEAGSVALHVEKLPNEPNRLLILHGFLDENVHFFHTNFLVSQLIRAGKPYQLQIYPNERHSIRCPESGEHYEITLLHFLQEYL, encoded by the exons ATGCAGAAGATAAAGAGGGTTCGTCTGGAAAACGAGACTGCAGGAAGTTGGAGAAG TTTTTTGTCCAGTTCTGAAGGGGAAGAGAGGATGACTGCAGTGGACGCGCTATCAGACAGCTCTGAAGTGGTCGAGATGGAGGATGTGCCTTCCCAATTCCAG TTTGTCCGGAAAACAGAAGAGTCCAGCCCGCACTCTCATCGTCTTTATTACCTGG GAATGCCATATGGTAGTCGAGAGAATTCCCTTCTTTACTCAGAGATTCCCAAAAAGGTACGGAAGGAGGCCTTGCTACTCTTGTCATGGAAACAGATGCTGGATCATTTCCAG GCAACCCCTCATCATGGGATGTATTCTAGAGAAGAGGAACTCTTGAGGGAACGCAAGCGGCTTGGTGTCTTTGGTATAACATCTTATGATTTCCACAGTGAGAGCGGCCTATTCCTCTTCCAGGCCAGCAACAGCCTCTTTCATTGTCGAGATGGGGGCAAGAATGGTTTCATG GTGTCTCCAATGAAGCCTCTGGAGATCAAGACTCAGTGCACCGGCCCACGAATGGATCCCAAGATCTGCCCTGCCGACCCCGCCTTCTTTTCATTCATTAATAACAATGATCTGTGGGTAGCAAATATTGAGACGGGAGAGGAGAGGCGGATGACATACTGCCATAAAG GCTTATCCAATGTTCTTGATGACCCCAAGTCTGCTGGTGTAGCCACTTTTGTCATTCAGGAAGAGTTTGATCGGTTCACGGGCTATTGGTGGTGTCCCACAGCTTCCACAGAAG GTTCAGAGGATTTAAAAACACTGCGGATCTTGTATGAGGAAGTGGATGAGTCAGAGGTGGAGATAATTCATGTTCCTTCACCTGccttggaggaaagaaaaacagactcCTATCGGTACCCCAGGACAG GCAGCAAAAACCCCAAGATTACATTAAAACTGGCAGAATTTAAAACAGACAGCAAGGGTAAG ATCGTGTGTGCGCAGGACAAGGAGCTGGTGCAACCATTTGCTGCATTGTTTCCAACTGTGGAGTACATTGCCCGTGCCGGATGGACCCGAGATGGCAAATA CGCCTGGGCTATGTTCCTAGACAGACCTCAGCAGCGGCTGCAGCTAATCCTTTTGCCTCCAGCGCTCTTTATTCCAGTCCCAGAAAATGAGGAGCAACGCGCTGAATTTGCCAAAACTGTGCCAGAAAATGTCCAGCCATTTGTGATCTATGAAGAAACCACTGATGTGTGGATAAAT GTTCATGATATCTTCTATCCTTTCATCCAAccggagggagaggaggaagaactCTGCTTTATCCGAGCCAACGAATGCAAAACAGGTTTCTGTCACTTGTACAGAGTCACAGCGGTCCTGAAGCAAGGCAGCTACGACTGGGTGCAGCCATATGTGCATAGTGAGG ATGATTTCAAATGTCCTATCAAAGAGGAGATTGCCCTGACTGGTGGGGAATGGGAGGTGTTGGCGAGGCACGGATCGAAG ATCTGGGTCAACGAGACTACGAAGCTGGTGTATTTCCAAGGCACAAAGGACACCCCCTTGGAGCACCACCTCTATGTAGTCAGCTATGAGTCTCCTGGAGAAATTGTGCGACTCACCACTCCAGGCTTCTCCCACAGCTGTTCAATGAGCCAG AACTTTGACATGTTCATCAGCCACTACAGCAGCGTGAGCACTCCACCTTGCGTGCACGTCTACAAGCTCAGTGGCTCCGATGATGACCCGCTCCACAAGCAGCCCAAGTTCTGGGCTAGCATGATGGAGGCAGCCA GTTGTCCCCCAGATTACATCCCACCGGAGATCTTTCACTTCCGCACTCAGTCAGATGTTGAGCTCTACGGAATGGTCTACAAACCTCATGATGTCCAGCCTGGGAAGAAGCATCCCACAGTGCTCTTTGTGTATGGAGGCCCTCAG gtgCAGCTAGTGAATAACTCCTTCAAAGGAATCAAGTACTTACGGCTAAACACGCTGGCGTCCCTAGGCTATGCGGTGGTAGTGATTGATGGAAGGGGTTCATGCCAGCGAGGACTCAAATTTGAAGGGGCCCTGAAAAACCAAATG gGTCAGGTGGAGATAGAGGACCAGGTGGAAGGTTTACATTATGTAGCAGAAAAATACGGGTTCATCGACTTGAGTCGGGTAGCCATACATGGCTGGTCCTACGGGGGTTTTCTCTCCCTCATGGGTCTTATTTGTAAACCCAGTGTCTTCAAG ATTGCTATAGCAGGTGCTCCTGTCACAGTTTGGATGGCATATGACACCGGCTACACTGAGCGGTACATGGATATCCCAGAAAACAACCAGCAAGGTTATGAGGCTGGCTCTGTGGCGTTACACGTCGAAAAGCTTCCCAACGA GCCAAATCGTTTGCTGATCCTCCATGGCTTTTTGGATGAAAATGTGCACTTTTTTCACACCAACTTCCTGGTATCACAGCTAATCCGGGCTGGAAAACCTTACCAGCTGCAG ATCTACCCCAATGAGAGACACAGTATTCGGTGCCCTGAGTCAGGAGAGCACTATGAAATCACGCTGCTGCACTTTCTACAAGAATACCTCTGA
- the DPP9 gene encoding dipeptidyl peptidase 9 isoform X1 — protein sequence MQKIKRVRLENETAGSWRSFLSSSEGEERMTAVDALSDSSEVVEMEDVPSQFQVQKHSWDGLRDIIHSSRKYSGMIVNKAPHDFQFVRKTEESSPHSHRLYYLGMPYGSRENSLLYSEIPKKVRKEALLLLSWKQMLDHFQATPHHGMYSREEELLRERKRLGVFGITSYDFHSESGLFLFQASNSLFHCRDGGKNGFMVSPMKPLEIKTQCTGPRMDPKICPADPAFFSFINNNDLWVANIETGEERRMTYCHKGLSNVLDDPKSAGVATFVIQEEFDRFTGYWWCPTASTEGSEDLKTLRILYEEVDESEVEIIHVPSPALEERKTDSYRYPRTGSKNPKITLKLAEFKTDSKGKIVCAQDKELVQPFAALFPTVEYIARAGWTRDGKYAWAMFLDRPQQRLQLILLPPALFIPVPENEEQRAEFAKTVPENVQPFVIYEETTDVWINVHDIFYPFIQPEGEEEELCFIRANECKTGFCHLYRVTAVLKQGSYDWVQPYVHSEDDFKCPIKEEIALTGGEWEVLARHGSKIWVNETTKLVYFQGTKDTPLEHHLYVVSYESPGEIVRLTTPGFSHSCSMSQNFDMFISHYSSVSTPPCVHVYKLSGSDDDPLHKQPKFWASMMEAASCPPDYIPPEIFHFRTQSDVELYGMVYKPHDVQPGKKHPTVLFVYGGPQVQLVNNSFKGIKYLRLNTLASLGYAVVVIDGRGSCQRGLKFEGALKNQMGQVEIEDQVEGLHYVAEKYGFIDLSRVAIHGWSYGGFLSLMGLICKPSVFKIAIAGAPVTVWMAYDTGYTERYMDIPENNQQGYEAGSVALHVEKLPNEPNRLLILHGFLDENVHFFHTNFLVSQLIRAGKPYQLQIYPNERHSIRCPESGEHYEITLLHFLQEYL from the exons ATGCAGAAGATAAAGAGGGTTCGTCTGGAAAACGAGACTGCAGGAAGTTGGAGAAG TTTTTTGTCCAGTTCTGAAGGGGAAGAGAGGATGACTGCAGTGGACGCGCTATCAGACAGCTCTGAAGTGGTCGAGATGGAGGATGTGCCTTCCCAATTCCAGGTGCAAAAGCATTCTTGGGATGGGCTGCGTGACATTATTCACAGCAGCAGGAAGTATTCGGGCATGATAGTGAACAAAGCTCCCCATGATTTCCAGTTTGTCCGGAAAACAGAAGAGTCCAGCCCGCACTCTCATCGTCTTTATTACCTGG GAATGCCATATGGTAGTCGAGAGAATTCCCTTCTTTACTCAGAGATTCCCAAAAAGGTACGGAAGGAGGCCTTGCTACTCTTGTCATGGAAACAGATGCTGGATCATTTCCAG GCAACCCCTCATCATGGGATGTATTCTAGAGAAGAGGAACTCTTGAGGGAACGCAAGCGGCTTGGTGTCTTTGGTATAACATCTTATGATTTCCACAGTGAGAGCGGCCTATTCCTCTTCCAGGCCAGCAACAGCCTCTTTCATTGTCGAGATGGGGGCAAGAATGGTTTCATG GTGTCTCCAATGAAGCCTCTGGAGATCAAGACTCAGTGCACCGGCCCACGAATGGATCCCAAGATCTGCCCTGCCGACCCCGCCTTCTTTTCATTCATTAATAACAATGATCTGTGGGTAGCAAATATTGAGACGGGAGAGGAGAGGCGGATGACATACTGCCATAAAG GCTTATCCAATGTTCTTGATGACCCCAAGTCTGCTGGTGTAGCCACTTTTGTCATTCAGGAAGAGTTTGATCGGTTCACGGGCTATTGGTGGTGTCCCACAGCTTCCACAGAAG GTTCAGAGGATTTAAAAACACTGCGGATCTTGTATGAGGAAGTGGATGAGTCAGAGGTGGAGATAATTCATGTTCCTTCACCTGccttggaggaaagaaaaacagactcCTATCGGTACCCCAGGACAG GCAGCAAAAACCCCAAGATTACATTAAAACTGGCAGAATTTAAAACAGACAGCAAGGGTAAG ATCGTGTGTGCGCAGGACAAGGAGCTGGTGCAACCATTTGCTGCATTGTTTCCAACTGTGGAGTACATTGCCCGTGCCGGATGGACCCGAGATGGCAAATA CGCCTGGGCTATGTTCCTAGACAGACCTCAGCAGCGGCTGCAGCTAATCCTTTTGCCTCCAGCGCTCTTTATTCCAGTCCCAGAAAATGAGGAGCAACGCGCTGAATTTGCCAAAACTGTGCCAGAAAATGTCCAGCCATTTGTGATCTATGAAGAAACCACTGATGTGTGGATAAAT GTTCATGATATCTTCTATCCTTTCATCCAAccggagggagaggaggaagaactCTGCTTTATCCGAGCCAACGAATGCAAAACAGGTTTCTGTCACTTGTACAGAGTCACAGCGGTCCTGAAGCAAGGCAGCTACGACTGGGTGCAGCCATATGTGCATAGTGAGG ATGATTTCAAATGTCCTATCAAAGAGGAGATTGCCCTGACTGGTGGGGAATGGGAGGTGTTGGCGAGGCACGGATCGAAG ATCTGGGTCAACGAGACTACGAAGCTGGTGTATTTCCAAGGCACAAAGGACACCCCCTTGGAGCACCACCTCTATGTAGTCAGCTATGAGTCTCCTGGAGAAATTGTGCGACTCACCACTCCAGGCTTCTCCCACAGCTGTTCAATGAGCCAG AACTTTGACATGTTCATCAGCCACTACAGCAGCGTGAGCACTCCACCTTGCGTGCACGTCTACAAGCTCAGTGGCTCCGATGATGACCCGCTCCACAAGCAGCCCAAGTTCTGGGCTAGCATGATGGAGGCAGCCA GTTGTCCCCCAGATTACATCCCACCGGAGATCTTTCACTTCCGCACTCAGTCAGATGTTGAGCTCTACGGAATGGTCTACAAACCTCATGATGTCCAGCCTGGGAAGAAGCATCCCACAGTGCTCTTTGTGTATGGAGGCCCTCAG gtgCAGCTAGTGAATAACTCCTTCAAAGGAATCAAGTACTTACGGCTAAACACGCTGGCGTCCCTAGGCTATGCGGTGGTAGTGATTGATGGAAGGGGTTCATGCCAGCGAGGACTCAAATTTGAAGGGGCCCTGAAAAACCAAATG gGTCAGGTGGAGATAGAGGACCAGGTGGAAGGTTTACATTATGTAGCAGAAAAATACGGGTTCATCGACTTGAGTCGGGTAGCCATACATGGCTGGTCCTACGGGGGTTTTCTCTCCCTCATGGGTCTTATTTGTAAACCCAGTGTCTTCAAG ATTGCTATAGCAGGTGCTCCTGTCACAGTTTGGATGGCATATGACACCGGCTACACTGAGCGGTACATGGATATCCCAGAAAACAACCAGCAAGGTTATGAGGCTGGCTCTGTGGCGTTACACGTCGAAAAGCTTCCCAACGA GCCAAATCGTTTGCTGATCCTCCATGGCTTTTTGGATGAAAATGTGCACTTTTTTCACACCAACTTCCTGGTATCACAGCTAATCCGGGCTGGAAAACCTTACCAGCTGCAG ATCTACCCCAATGAGAGACACAGTATTCGGTGCCCTGAGTCAGGAGAGCACTATGAAATCACGCTGCTGCACTTTCTACAAGAATACCTCTGA